A genomic region of Luteibacter aegosomatissinici contains the following coding sequences:
- a CDS encoding LysE family translocator — protein MPSVDTLLPFAGISLLLALTPGPDNLFVLVQSARYGVRSGLATVLGLCTGLMAHTALVAAGLGAVLTASLTAFTILKALGAAYLAFLAWQAFRAPVGVTETSKLETHSTRQSYAKGVAMNLSNPKVIVFFLAFLPQFVTPERGQVALQIAVLGLVFAVAALVVFAGIAWTAGAVGQTFIRSTSLQRCLNWFAGTVFLALAVKLAVTSRR, from the coding sequence ATGCCATCCGTCGACACGTTGTTGCCCTTTGCCGGCATCTCGCTACTGCTGGCGCTCACGCCGGGGCCAGACAATCTCTTCGTCCTCGTCCAATCCGCCCGCTACGGTGTGCGCTCCGGTCTTGCCACCGTATTGGGCCTATGTACCGGCCTGATGGCCCACACTGCTCTAGTGGCCGCGGGACTTGGCGCCGTTCTGACGGCCTCGCTCACGGCCTTCACCATTCTCAAGGCCCTCGGTGCAGCGTATCTGGCCTTCCTCGCGTGGCAAGCGTTTCGGGCACCAGTAGGCGTCACAGAGACATCGAAGCTGGAAACGCACTCCACAAGGCAATCGTATGCCAAGGGTGTCGCCATGAACCTGAGCAATCCTAAGGTGATCGTGTTTTTTCTGGCCTTTCTGCCGCAGTTCGTTACCCCCGAGCGGGGCCAAGTCGCGCTGCAAATTGCCGTGCTGGGGCTGGTTTTTGCGGTTGCAGCCCTCGTGGTCTTCGCTGGCATCGCTTGGACAGCCGGCGCAGTTGGTCAGACGTTCATCCGCTCGACTAGCCTGCAGCGCTGTTTGAACTGGTTCGCGGGAACAGTATTCCTAGCACTGGCAGTTAAGCTCGCCGTGACATCGCGTCGCTGA
- a CDS encoding DUF1097 domain-containing protein — protein sequence MSHARQSPTSFIVTTLVAAVTAAVAAASSAALSLPVWAMFIGWIAFFTRGMNTRGAFENLACVGLGLTIGAIAAFSLPHVGSILGPRLALPVVVFVVALLVVAMRGMPILNNLLGYFLGLVAWFAAHLEPSAESLAHLLGASTIGSAAGWVSHYVPARIVKPS from the coding sequence ATGAGCCACGCTCGCCAATCTCCCACTTCTTTCATCGTCACAACTCTCGTTGCCGCTGTCACGGCCGCCGTCGCGGCAGCAAGTAGTGCGGCACTTTCGCTGCCCGTCTGGGCCATGTTCATCGGCTGGATTGCATTCTTCACGCGCGGTATGAATACGCGAGGCGCCTTTGAAAATCTCGCTTGCGTCGGACTGGGCCTGACGATTGGTGCGATTGCGGCATTCAGCCTGCCGCACGTGGGATCTATCCTTGGGCCACGCTTGGCACTGCCTGTCGTAGTGTTTGTCGTCGCACTGCTCGTGGTTGCCATGCGCGGCATGCCAATCCTAAACAATCTGCTGGGCTACTTCCTCGGCCTGGTCGCGTGGTTCGCCGCACACCTGGAACCGTCCGCCGAAAGCCTGGCGCATCTCCTGGGCGCTAGCACGATCGGCTCGGCGGCGGGATGGGTCTCGCACTACGTGCCAGCCAGAATCGTGAAGCCGTCCTAA